In Festucalex cinctus isolate MCC-2025b chromosome 5, RoL_Fcin_1.0, whole genome shotgun sequence, a single genomic region encodes these proteins:
- the ppp6c gene encoding serine/threonine-protein phosphatase 6 catalytic subunit, with protein sequence MAPLDLDKYAEIAKQCKYLPENDLKRLCDYVCDLLLEESNVQPVSTPVTVCGDIHGQFYDLCELFRTGGQVPDTNYIFMGDFVDRGYYSLETFTYLLVLKAKWPDRITLLRGNHESRQITQVYGFYDECQTKYGNANAWRYCTKVFDMLTVAALMDEQILCVHGGLSPDIKTLDQIRTIERNQEIPHKGAFCDLVWSDPEDVDTWAISPRGAGWLFGAKVTNEFVHINNLKLICRAHQLVHEGYKFMFDEKLVTVWSAPNYCYRCGNIASIMVFKDANTREPKLFRAVPDSERVIPPRTTTPYFL encoded by the exons ATGGCGCCTCTAGATCTGGATAAATATGCGGAGATCGCAAAACAGTGCAAATACCTTCCAGAAAATGACCTAAAG CGATTATGCGACTACGTGTGTGATCTTCTACTGGAGGAGTCAAACGTTCAACCTGTTTCTACTCCAGTGACAGTATGTGGGGACATACACGGACAG TTTTATGATCTTTGTGAACTCTTTCGAACTGGTGGCCAAGTTCCAGATACAAATTACATATTTATg GGAGATTTTGTTGACCGAGGATACTACAGTTTGGAGACTTTTACCTACTTGCTGGTGCTGAAAGCCAAATGGCCAGACCGCATCACGCTTTTGCGTGGAAATCATGAGAGCAGACAGATTACTCAAGTTTACGGCTTTTATG ATGAGTGCCAGACCAAATATGGAAACGCTAATGCCTGGCGTTATTGCACCAAAGTGTTTGATATGTTAACAGTGGCAGCT CTGATGGATGAACAGATCCTGTGTGTACACGGAGGCCTCTCACCTGACATTAAAACCTTAGACCAAATTCGGACCATTGAGCGGAACCAGGAAATCCCTCACAAAGGAGCCTTTTGTGATTTGGTTTGGTCTGACCCTGAAGATGTCGACACTTGGGCCATCAGCCCTAGAGGAGCAGGTTGGCTCTTTGGAGCTAAAGTCACAAATGAG TTTGTTCACATCAACAATCTTAAGCTGATTTGCCGGGCGCATCAGCTGGTCCACGAGGGCTACAAGTTCATGTTTGATGAGAAGCTGGTCACAGTGTGGTCTGCTCCCAACTACTGCTATCGCTGTGGCAACATCGCCTCCATTATGGTCTTCAAAGATGCTAACACAAGAGAGCCAAAGCTCTTCAGAGCAGTGCCTGATTCTGAAAGGGTCATTCCACCTCGGACAACAACACCTTATTTCCTGTAA
- the LOC144019516 gene encoding multiple epidermal growth factor-like domains protein 9 yields MRLTSLMMYISSLVVFILYVYIDFSEAAPRINLYDASPISRKPDTASDTWKTLHTDMPRRLSENKFALAQSSAIGIASHIPRSTILSAPTEPTTAADFDSGTISSSQDIAALISRLRAPRKRSTDAHTSLFAPEKMLQTMMSMVSQRTENDAWSSDSIDASITSVENSQDGFCNCNIGGEGILYPDECNQTTGQCSCLDGYSGLKCDDCEEGYFTNGTSGCLPCTCDSFGAVSHLCDSSGICVCKAGVYGPKCDECHPGFFHFSSTGCQPCQCHNHTNSCHPQSGVCLDCEGNTQGTNCEECKPDHYRSPSAALTEACVPCPCFNSSSTGTCHTDPSGSPVCDLCLHPYSGPLCDQCSAGSYKASGACVPCDCSGNADPQGPTQLCHPDTGHCFSCVNNTAGPRCRLCAAGFAGDAKAHNCSRITPQHTPTPAGGTTTSTPTPSTASSSSSSLSATRPRGIPASTSASSGNWSATLSAATTQALLTSLSSPTDNTTAALTDVSWTQFNIIILAVIILVVVVLLGFVGVVYTYREYQNRKLNAPFWTIELKEDNISFSSYHDSIPNADVSGLLEDEANEVAPNGQLALTTQGNCYKA; encoded by the exons ATGAGATTAACGTCCTTAATGATGTACATATCGTCGctcgttgtatttattttgtatgtatatatcGATTTTTCCGAAGCTGCACCTCGCATCAATCTGTACGATGCGTCGCCTATCTCCAGGAAGCCAGACACAGCCTCCGACACCTGGAAGACCCTCCATACGGATATGCCTCGCCGTTTATCCGAGAACAAGTTCGCTTTGGCACAGTCGTCTGCTATTGGCATAGCTAGCCATATACCCCGAAGCACAATTCTTTCTGCGCCAACTGAGCCGACTACCGCCGCCGATTTCGACTCCGGGACCATTTCAAGCTCTCAAGACATCGCTGCGCTCATTTCCAGGTTACGCGCCCCCCGCAAGAGATCGACTGATGCACACACATCACTCTTCGCCCCGGAGAAAATGCTACAGACAATGATGTCCATGGTTTCTCAGCGGACAGAAAACGATGCGTGGTCGTCAGATAGCATCGACGCATCTATTACCTCAGTGGAGAATAGTCAAG ATGGCTTCTGTAACTGCAACATTGGAGGAGAGGGGATTTTGTATCCAGATGAGTGTAACCAGACCACCGGTCAGTGCTCGTGTCTGGACGGCTACAGTGGTCTGAAGTGCGATGACTGTGAGGAGGGGTACTTTACCAATGGCACCAGCGGATGCCTACCCTGCACCTGTGACTCATTCGGTGCAGTCAGCCACCTGTGTGACAG CTCAGGGATTTGTGTGTGCAAGGCAGGAGTGTACGGGCCCAAGTGTGACGAGTGCCACCCAGGCTTCTTCCACTTCAGCAGCACTGGATGCCAACCCTGCCAGTGTCACAATCACACTAACTCCTGCCATCCACAGTCAG GTGTGTGCCTGGACTGTGAGGGCAACACCCAGGGGACCAACTGCGAGGAGTGCAAGCCAGATCATTACCGCAGCCCAAGCGCTGCCTTGACTGAAGCCTGTGTCCCATGCCCCTGCTTCAACTCTTCCTCCACTGGCACCTGTCACACCG ATCCCAGTGGATCCCCAGTGTGTGACCTGTGCCTTCACCCGTACTCGGGCCCACTGTGTGACCAGTGCAGCGCGGGCTCCTACAAAGCATCCGGGGCTTGCGTGCCATGTGACTGTAGCGGGAACGCAGATCCTCAGGGTCCCACGCAGCTTTGCCACCCCGACACCGGCCACTGCTTCAGCTGCGTCAACAACACCGCTGGGCCCCGTTGCCGTCTCTGTGCTGCGGGATTTGCAGGGGACGCCAAGGCTCATAACTGCAGCCGTATAA CACCTCAGCACACTCCCACGCCAGCAGGTGGGACCACAACAAGCACCCCCACTCCCAGCACGGCTTCATCCTCCAGCAGCAGTCTGAGCGCCACCAGACCGAGAGGCATCCCCGCCTCCACATCCGCATCCAGCGGCAACTGGAGCGCCACACTGAGCGCCGCCACCACTCAGGCCCTGCTGACCAGTCTGAGCAGCCCCACCGACAACACCACGGCGGCGCTGACTGACGTCTCCTGGACGCAGTTCAACATCATCATCCTGGCCGTCATCatcctggtggtggtggtgctctTGGGCTTTGTCGGAGTCGTGTACACTTACAGAGAATACCAGAACCGGAAGCTCAACGCGCCCTTCTGGACCATCGAACTGAAAGAGGACAACATCAGCTTCAGCAGCTATCACGACAGCATCCCCAACGCCGACGTGTCGGGCCTCCTGGAGGATGAGGCTAACGAGGTGGCACCCAATGGTCAGCTGGCGCTCACCACGCAGGGCAACTGCTACAAGGCTTAG